One window of Thermocoleostomius sinensis A174 genomic DNA carries:
- the sufU gene encoding Fe-S cluster assembly sulfur transfer protein SufU translates to MPLDNLRDLYQQVILERYKKPRNRGKTDPIDRYQKGHNPSCGDTIELTLRLNLEADRIEEAKFEGEGCAIAMASADLMADALKGRTKQEALEMVQKFQAMMRGEAEFPQEFRKLNVMQGVAQFPVRIKCANLSWHTLKAALEQETTSPQPAGFVSNE, encoded by the coding sequence ATGCCGCTGGATAACTTACGCGATCTCTATCAACAGGTGATTTTGGAACGTTATAAAAAGCCTCGCAATCGAGGCAAAACCGATCCGATCGACCGTTACCAAAAGGGACACAATCCGTCTTGCGGCGATACGATCGAACTAACACTGAGGCTGAACCTGGAAGCAGATCGAATAGAGGAAGCCAAGTTTGAAGGCGAAGGCTGTGCGATCGCCATGGCTTCGGCAGATTTAATGGCCGATGCGCTCAAAGGCCGCACCAAACAGGAAGCCTTGGAAATGGTGCAGAAATTTCAAGCCATGATGCGGGGGGAAGCCGAATTTCCGCAAGAGTTTCGTAAACTCAATGTCATGCAAGGCGTAGCCCAGTTTCCTGTCCGGATTAAATGTGCCAATCTTTCTTGGCATACGCTCAAAGCGGCTCTTGAGCAAGAAACGACCAGCCCTCAACCCGCTGGTTTTGTCAGTAATGAGTAA
- a CDS encoding IS5 family transposase, producing MSKAYPSNLTRAQYEVLSELIPAAKPGGRPRSVDLWEVLNAMLYVLVEGCRWRSLPGDFPAWQTVYTYFRNWRLDGTWISIHDQLHQWVRIDAQRYPSPSEAIIDSQSIKSAAGVHQQVGFDGGKLITGRKRFLTVDTLGLVLRVFVSAANLGEREGGKRVLKRVKRMKKKVSRLITIWVDGGFDGAPFLMWVMDVCRWIVQVVLRPEQTKGFSLLKKRWVVERTFGWLMGCRRLVRDYELLPETSETLIYLAMIRIMVRRLA from the coding sequence ATGAGTAAAGCATATCCCAGTAACCTAACCCGCGCCCAATATGAGGTTTTGAGTGAATTAATTCCAGCAGCAAAGCCAGGTGGTCGTCCTCGCAGCGTTGACCTGTGGGAGGTGCTCAATGCCATGCTCTATGTTCTGGTTGAAGGCTGTCGTTGGCGTTCTTTACCTGGTGATTTCCCAGCCTGGCAGACGGTGTACACGTACTTCCGCAACTGGCGATTGGACGGCACCTGGATTTCCATTCATGACCAGTTGCACCAGTGGGTTCGCATCGATGCGCAACGCTATCCTAGTCCATCAGAAGCGATCATCGATAGCCAAAGCATCAAGAGTGCAGCAGGAGTTCATCAACAAGTTGGCTTTGATGGAGGCAAGCTGATTACAGGACGCAAACGATTTTTAACGGTGGATACGTTAGGACTGGTTTTGCGGGTGTTTGTGAGTGCGGCAAACCTGGGGGAACGCGAAGGGGGCAAACGTGTCCTCAAACGAGTCAAACGGATGAAGAAAAAGGTTTCACGCTTAATCACCATTTGGGTAGACGGCGGGTTCGATGGCGCCCCTTTTCTGATGTGGGTGATGGATGTTTGTCGTTGGATTGTGCAAGTTGTACTGCGACCTGAGCAAACCAAAGGCTTTAGCTTGCTCAAAAAGAGGTGGGTGGTAGAACGAACTTTTGGTTGGCTAATGGGATGCAGACGGTTGGTCAGAGACTATGAATTATTACCAGAGACATCAGAAACCTTGATCTACCTTGCCATGATTCGGATTATGGTGAGGCGGTTGGCATAA
- a CDS encoding pentapeptide repeat-containing protein yields the protein MNTKEFLSRYLAGQRDFRNLNLIAVNLRNVNLSGVNLSGANLTKANLTRTNLSRANLTNATLTGANLTETNLVYANLTDATLHDVDLSQADIRGAILHNTVR from the coding sequence ATGAATACCAAAGAGTTTTTGAGCCGCTATCTTGCAGGACAACGAGACTTCAGGAACCTGAATTTGATTGCCGTTAACCTACGAAATGTCAATTTAAGCGGTGTCAATTTAAGCGGTGCCAACTTAACAAAAGCGAATCTAACCCGCACCAATCTCAGCCGTGCCAATTTAACCAATGCCACACTGACCGGGGCAAATTTAACCGAAACCAATTTGGTGTACGCCAACTTAACCGATGCCACGTTACACGATGTAGATTTAAGTCAGGCTGATATACGGGGGGCAATTTTACACAATACAGTTCGATAA
- a CDS encoding adenylate/guanylate cyclase domain-containing protein: MNAVPSSSPFSQDLARTLAADIDNSISDNSISHSANHEPVMGMTIQRIKAGIASITGQVIDVTVHANNSGVAPAISTLDESGLNQAEPARLDNGAVHLNSTETSDSPATSSALTTAKGSFSSFLAPLKQDTFKQVVTSVEGKLEVVNQTLSMLDDALSSQKFDAILDEMLRSITLKTGELLNADRTTIFILDEEKDELWSIVAKDERGNNLELRVPKNVGIAGAVATTKQAVNIPYDFYADPRSKAAQELDKKNHYRTYTMLTMPLLSEKRGETGAEDNKLVAVVQLINKLKPNHDPHAPLEQKIDLQGFTATDEQLFWDFAPSIRLILESSRSFYQATQQQRAASALMKATKALSQSSLDLEETLKMVMDEAKELMQADRSTLWLVDRDRHQLWTKLPINGTLQEIRIPMEAGFAGQVVQSEQPLLIPFDLYNHPNSDTAKETDKKTGYRTCSMLCMPIFNADKELIAVTQLINKKKQGDHLPYNPETYPEAPDCWRASFNRADLEFMKAFNIQAGVALQNAKLFATVKQQEQMQRDILRSLSNGVISTDKDGKIIAANESARELLGLDARDVIEGKAVVELIQLEKGDFPRWFEMALRAQDDRNRQQYYPDQTLQAFNGEQHSINLSINTIADANDEQQISGALVVMDDISDEKRLKSTMYRYMTQELAEQLLNSGDAKLGGDRKEVSVLFSDIRSYTTLTESMEAEEVVAMLNEYFETMVDAVFAYKGTLDKYIGDAIMAVFGSPLELEEHAWMAVQTAIEMRHRLASFNQQRPSHRRIKIGVGINSDSVISGNIGSSKRMEFTAIGDGVNLGSRLEGASKHYGTDIVISQSTYNSCRDRIWARELDCIRVKGKLQPVSIYELVGLQSEPLTDAQKRSIELYHIGRDHYLNRRFTKAQTAFGTILEEINAHDQAAVLHVNRCGYWLSHLDLIDTHWDDGVWTMKEK, translated from the coding sequence ATGAACGCTGTTCCCTCTTCATCTCCTTTTTCTCAGGATTTGGCTAGAACTCTAGCGGCTGACATTGACAACAGTATCAGCGACAACAGTATCAGCCACAGTGCCAACCATGAGCCTGTCATGGGAATGACCATCCAGCGCATCAAAGCAGGTATTGCATCTATAACAGGTCAGGTGATTGATGTGACGGTTCATGCGAATAATTCAGGGGTTGCCCCGGCGATATCTACGTTAGATGAGAGTGGGTTGAATCAGGCGGAACCAGCACGGTTAGACAATGGTGCTGTCCATCTCAACTCCACAGAGACTAGTGACTCTCCTGCTACTTCGAGTGCGTTGACCACTGCAAAAGGCTCGTTTTCCTCGTTTCTCGCCCCTCTCAAACAGGATACGTTCAAGCAAGTCGTCACCTCGGTAGAAGGTAAGCTAGAGGTGGTGAACCAGACGCTGTCCATGCTGGATGATGCTCTGAGTTCACAGAAATTTGATGCCATTTTGGATGAAATGCTGCGATCGATCACCCTGAAAACGGGCGAACTTCTCAATGCCGATCGCACCACAATATTTATTTTAGATGAAGAAAAAGATGAGCTTTGGTCGATCGTGGCTAAAGACGAACGCGGCAATAATTTGGAACTGCGGGTTCCAAAAAACGTCGGCATTGCGGGTGCAGTGGCTACCACCAAACAAGCCGTCAATATTCCCTATGATTTCTATGCCGATCCGCGATCGAAAGCTGCGCAGGAACTCGATAAGAAGAATCACTACCGCACCTATACGATGCTGACCATGCCGCTATTGAGCGAGAAGCGGGGTGAAACCGGAGCCGAAGACAACAAGCTTGTGGCGGTGGTGCAGTTAATTAACAAACTCAAACCAAACCATGATCCCCATGCACCCCTAGAGCAAAAAATCGATTTACAAGGCTTTACAGCAACAGATGAACAGCTTTTTTGGGATTTTGCGCCTTCAATTCGGCTCATTTTGGAATCATCGCGATCGTTCTATCAAGCTACACAACAGCAGCGGGCCGCCTCGGCTCTGATGAAAGCCACGAAAGCTCTGAGCCAGAGCAGCCTCGACCTAGAGGAAACTCTGAAAATGGTGATGGACGAAGCCAAAGAACTGATGCAGGCCGATCGCAGTACCCTGTGGTTGGTGGATCGCGATCGGCATCAGCTTTGGACAAAATTGCCCATCAACGGCACATTGCAAGAAATTCGCATTCCAATGGAAGCAGGCTTTGCCGGACAGGTGGTACAATCCGAGCAACCGCTGCTGATTCCGTTTGACCTCTACAATCATCCTAATTCCGATACGGCTAAGGAAACTGACAAAAAAACGGGCTACCGCACATGCAGCATGTTGTGTATGCCCATCTTTAATGCTGATAAAGAGCTAATTGCTGTCACTCAACTAATTAACAAAAAGAAGCAAGGCGATCATCTGCCCTACAATCCCGAAACCTACCCAGAAGCGCCCGACTGTTGGCGAGCCAGCTTCAACCGCGCTGACTTGGAATTCATGAAAGCCTTCAACATTCAAGCTGGTGTTGCCCTGCAAAACGCTAAACTGTTTGCCACCGTAAAGCAGCAAGAGCAGATGCAGCGCGATATTTTGCGATCGCTGTCCAATGGTGTCATTTCCACCGATAAAGATGGAAAAATCATTGCCGCGAACGAAAGCGCTAGGGAACTTTTAGGACTAGATGCAAGGGATGTGATCGAAGGCAAAGCGGTGGTTGAATTGATTCAACTAGAGAAGGGCGATTTTCCCCGCTGGTTTGAAATGGCGTTGCGAGCGCAGGACGATCGCAATCGTCAGCAATACTACCCCGATCAGACGCTGCAAGCTTTTAATGGAGAACAGCATAGCATTAACTTATCGATTAACACCATTGCCGATGCCAACGATGAGCAGCAGATATCCGGAGCGCTGGTGGTGATGGATGATATCAGCGATGAAAAGCGCCTGAAAAGCACCATGTATCGCTACATGACCCAAGAGTTGGCTGAACAGTTGCTCAACAGCGGCGATGCTAAACTAGGGGGCGATCGCAAAGAAGTATCAGTCCTGTTTTCAGACATTCGCAGCTATACAACGCTGACGGAAAGCATGGAAGCCGAAGAGGTGGTAGCCATGCTCAACGAATACTTTGAAACGATGGTAGATGCTGTCTTTGCCTACAAAGGCACCTTGGATAAATACATCGGCGATGCGATTATGGCAGTGTTTGGATCGCCACTGGAACTCGAGGAACACGCTTGGATGGCGGTACAAACGGCGATCGAAATGCGCCATCGCTTGGCTAGTTTCAACCAACAGCGTCCGTCCCATCGCCGCATCAAGATTGGAGTCGGCATCAACTCGGATAGTGTCATCAGTGGCAACATTGGTTCCAGCAAACGCATGGAGTTTACGGCAATCGGGGATGGTGTCAATTTGGGATCGCGCTTAGAAGGAGCTAGCAAACACTACGGCACCGATATTGTTATTAGCCAAAGTACCTACAATAGTTGCCGCGATCGCATTTGGGCCCGCGAATTGGACTGCATTCGCGTTAAAGGCAAGCTGCAACCCGTCAGCATTTACGAACTCGTGGGGCTGCAATCTGAACCCCTCACTGATGCTCAGAAGCGATCGATCGAGCTATATCACATAGGACGAGACCACTATCTCAATCGCCGGTTCACCAAAGCCCAAACTGCATTCGGCACAATCTTGGAAGAGATCAATGCTCATGATCAGGCGGCAGTTCTACACGTCAACCGTTGTGGCTATTGGCTCAGCCACCTTGACCTGATTGATACTCACTGGGACGACGGGGTGTGGACGATGAAAGAAAAGTAA
- a CDS encoding lysylphosphatidylglycerol synthase transmembrane domain-containing protein — protein sequence MKRLISILVSLIILLFIYWKIDFDGLIQVLRNCDRLWMAISLGMVIPITMLTAWRLQQLMPNSSPASHPPQPPASLAFAEANKLILAASSLNMVLPSKMGDIAKAYFMQDRGHLTGSLALSLVVFEKTCDMLSLLLWCVFGLLLYPQKDVLFWGMTFGVTVGLLLGLAILCFPKFARSFFALVQSVSPKKLRAKLGKMSFAWQEMHDYFWRDKQHLLKLALTSIFIWFLHLLQIWFFILALNAYTPFLTNLALSPLAILAGLLPLTFAGVGTRDAALILFYQPYFDAATGAALGVLCTSRYFLPAIGGLPFLQKYLNLAKRSKPLA from the coding sequence ATGAAACGCTTGATCTCCATTCTGGTTAGCCTGATCATTCTCCTGTTTATCTATTGGAAAATCGACTTTGATGGACTCATTCAAGTGTTGCGCAACTGCGATCGGTTGTGGATGGCAATCAGCCTTGGCATGGTCATTCCCATCACCATGCTCACCGCGTGGCGCTTACAGCAACTCATGCCCAATTCTTCCCCAGCTTCCCATCCGCCCCAACCCCCAGCTTCCCTAGCCTTCGCCGAAGCCAATAAACTTATCCTTGCTGCCAGCAGCCTCAATATGGTGTTGCCCTCCAAAATGGGCGATATTGCTAAAGCCTATTTCATGCAGGATCGGGGACATCTTACCGGCTCTTTAGCGTTATCGCTGGTGGTGTTCGAGAAAACCTGCGATATGCTGTCGCTGCTGCTGTGGTGTGTATTTGGGTTACTGCTGTATCCACAGAAAGATGTGTTGTTTTGGGGCATGACGTTCGGTGTCACGGTTGGTTTACTGCTAGGGTTAGCTATTCTTTGCTTCCCCAAATTTGCCCGATCGTTCTTTGCCTTAGTTCAATCCGTTTCACCCAAAAAGTTGCGAGCTAAGTTAGGGAAAATGAGTTTTGCCTGGCAAGAAATGCACGATTATTTCTGGCGAGATAAGCAACACCTGTTGAAACTTGCTCTCACATCTATTTTTATTTGGTTTCTGCACTTGTTGCAGATTTGGTTTTTCATTTTGGCTCTGAATGCCTACACCCCATTTTTGACGAATTTGGCGCTGTCGCCCTTAGCCATTTTGGCAGGGTTACTGCCACTTACCTTCGCGGGGGTTGGCACTCGCGATGCCGCCTTGATTTTGTTCTATCAGCCCTATTTCGATGCGGCCACTGGGGCCGCTTTGGGAGTATTGTGCACCTCACGCTATTTCCTGCCAGCGATCGGCGGGTTGCCATTTCTGCAAAAATATCTCAACCTTGCAAAACGCTCTAAGCCATTAGCCTAG